The following nucleotide sequence is from Pedobacter sp. PACM 27299.
GAGCATTAACGGAGGAGTAAGAAACCTGTTAGATGTGACCAGAATCCGCGCTACTGGTGTAGAAGAGGGTGCACATACGAATGATGGCAGCAATCCATTTGGCTATGGACGTTCTTACTTCCTGGGATTAACAATGAACTGGGCTAAAAAATAAACCAATTAAAAATAAAAATATTATGAAAAAAGTTTTCCATTTCCTTTTGATGATCTCCCTGATGGCAACGGCGGTTTCCTGCAAAAAGTCGGATCCACCATTGCCAGATAATACGATCAATTTTGAAGCTGCCAAGCAAGGTTTAGAGGCTGCAGCTTCAGAAGCAGTTTTGAAAATCAACCTAGCCAGAGCAGCAGATGCTGCTGTAGCGGTAACGGTTAATCTTCAAGGAACTGGTTTAACTTACGGAACAGAATATACCACTGAGCCAGCAGCAACTTCAAATACTTTGACATTGAGCATTCCAGCTGGTTCAACCAGTGTTTCATTTAAAGTGAAAAAAGTAGCCAATGCCATACTAAATGGAACAGAAACCATTGCCTTTACTATTGGCGCTGCCGGAAGTCCAGCAGTAATGGGCAGTACAGTGAAAACAGAACTGGCTTTCTCTTCAATTACTTCTGAAGGATCTCAATTGACGCTGAAAGGAATTTTCGGAACTGAGGCTGGAAGCAGTGCATTAAATTCAGTGTATGTTGATTTAAGCAGCAACTCAATGGTCAATGTGAAAAGAGATGCATGGGTGCTTGGTTTTGCTTCCGGAGCTGATTTCAGAGTAAGATTGAACAATACCAATGGAACTTCAGCAATCAAACTAGCGGCTAAAACCGATCTGAATACCGTAACTGCTTCGGATGTAGTATTGGATGACCTGGCTATTGCCTTAGGTACCTCTGAATCTGCTACAGACCATCCGTTTGTGAATATCGACAATGTTTATGGTGATGTGACTAAAGATGTGATTGCCAATGTTTCTGCGACTGATGCAGACAATAAAGTATATATCGTAAATCCTTCCGGAGGCAGTCATATTTCAGTATTGTCATTAGACAACTTATTGAAAATTCGTGTGCTGAGAAAAGGAACAGGATATACCTTACAGTATGCGAAATTGAAAGAAACCACTTTCAAAACGATTGATCTGGTTAAAGATGCAGCAAATAACTATGTGTTTGTTGATTTTAGCGATGTGGCGAAAGTAGTGAACGTAGAGCCTGCAAAAGCGAAATGGGATCTGGTTTGGACCTGGTCTATCTATTATGGAGCAGCAGGGGCAACGACTTATCCTTACGGCTTCTCTGATATTGTTTTTGTAAACAATGTGGGTGGTGTTCAGGCTGCACAGGTGGCGACAAGCACTGTGACTTTTGCCAACTATAAAGAAAGCAACATTGCAACGACGACTTTCAAAGCAGATCGTAATGTTATTGGTTCAGACTGGCGTTCTACCAGTCCTGCAACAGGAGTTAAATCGGACCGTTTCTATGTGATTAAAGACGGTTCAGGAAATGTATATAAACTGAGATTCATCTCAATGGGTGCTGGTGATGGCGGTAAACGCGGTGAGCCAGTGATTGAGTATGTACTCGTTAAGAAGGGCTAAAATTTGGTTAGTTTAGGTTGTAGGAAGCTTCCGGTGGATGCCGGAAGCTCACCTTTTTTCGTAGCTCATTCAGATTTTAAAAAGAAAAATATGAAATATAAACTGATTATTTTGTGCTGTAGCGTATGGGCACTGAGTGCCTGTAATGCCGGTGCAGACAAAAAAACATCCGATCAGCAGCTGGATAGTGTCAAAATTGTTTCCCTAAATGGAACGATTTCTGAGATTGTTGCCGGCCTTGGTCTGGAGAAAAATATTGTAGGGACAGATATCACCAGCAATTATCCGGAGAGCCTGAAAAGCAAGCCTAAAGTAGGACACAACCGGAGAATTAATGCAGAAGGTGTATTATCCCTACAACCAAATATCGTAATAGGCATGGCGAAAGAAATGAGCCCGCAGCTGGCTACGCAGTTTAAAGCAGCAGGAATCCGATTGATCCTTTTCGATCAGGAGTTTACTGCAGAAGGCACAAAAAAGTTGATCCATGCGGTGGCAGATAGCCTTCAGTATACGGCAAAAGCGGATTCACTGGCGAAAGCCTTTGAAACGCAATTGGCCGAAGCGCAAGCGCATGTCAATAACACTAAAAAACCTAAAGTGCTGTTCATTTATGCCCGTGGTACGGGAACAATGATGGTTGGCGGTACAGGAACACCGGTAGAAAAGGTGATTGAAATGGCCGGCGGTGTGAACGCCATCACTGAATTTGAAGAATACAAGCCTTTAACTTCTGAGGCATTGGTGAAAGCAAATCCTGATGTGCTGTTGTTATTTGACGACGGATTAGAAAGTTTAGGAGGTATTCCAGGACTGTTAAAAGTGCAGGGGGTAGCCGAAACCAATGCAGGAAAGAATAAAAGAATAGTAACTATGCAAGGTGAAATGCTGACCAGTTTCGGTCCGCGATTAGGCCAGGCGGTAACTTCATTAGCAGAAAAGATAAAGTGATCAAAAAAACAGGATATATTCTTTTGAGTTTAACCATCGTTTTAATTTTAACGATGGTCATTTCGTCTTGTGTGGGGGCGGTGCCCATTAGTTTTTCTGAATTAATGTCCATCATTGCTTACCATACCGGGCTTTCCGGACATCAGAATTTTGAGTCTCAGCAGGCAGCGGTATTTTTAAACCTGCGCTTGCCAAGGGTGATGCTGGGGGTGTTGATTGGTGCTGCGCTTGGGATTTCCGGTGCTGCTATTCAAGGGCTTTTCAGAAATCCATTGGCAGAACCCGGATTGATTGGTATTTCCTCAGGGGCTACGCTGTTTGCGGTCGTGATGATCGTACTGGAAACTAAAATATTTAAACAATTAACTGGAGTGCTTGGGTTTTACGCTTTGTCGGTAGCAGCATTTATTGGTGCAGCATTAACTACGATGCTGGTGTATCGCATTGCGATGAGAAACGGAAAAACGATCATCACCACTTTGTTGTTGGGTGGAATAGCGATCAATGCCCTGGCAGGAGCATTTACCGGACTCTTAACCTATATGGCTACAGACGCGCAGCTCCGCAACATTACATTTTGGAGTCTGGGCAGTTTAGGTGGTGCAAGCTGGCCAACAGTAACTGCTTTATTGCCTTTTGTATTGATCCCGATATTGGGCTTGCCTTTTTTGTCTAAATCCTTAAATGCACTGGCATTGGGTGAAGCTCAGGCGATGCACATGGGTGTAAATGTGAAGGTGGTAAAGATATTGGTGATTGGTCTGGCTACGATGGCCGTTGGTGCTTCGGTAGCAGTGGCAGGAATTATCGCCTTTATCGGGCTGATTATTCCACATATTTTAAGAATGATGTTTACTGCCGATCATCGCCTGGTTATTCCAGGATCGGCTTTGCTGGGTGCAGCTTTGCTTACCCTTGCGGATTTAATTGCAAGAACAGTAGTTGCACCAGCAGAATTGCCAATAGGCATACTGACTGCTATGATTGGTGCTCCTGTATTTATTTATATCATCATTACGGAAAGAAATAAAACGAACCCATAAATGATCAAGGTAAGAGAACTGAGTTTTAAGGTAGGGAATAAAAAGTTATTGGATAACCTGAGCTTTGACGCCCATAAAGGGGAGTTGCTGGCCATATTAGGAGCCAATGGCGCTGGAAAAAGCACATTGATGAAATTGCTTTGTAAAGAGATCCGCCCTTCTTCAGGAACGATTTCGATCAATGATAAAGCTTTAAATGATTACCGTCTGGAAGACCTGGCAAAAACACGTGCGGTATTGTCGCAGCACAATACTTTGTCGGTTTCTTTTCAGGTGAATGAGCTGGTTTTAATGGGGCGTTACCCTCATTTTAAGCAAAAGCCTACGGAAGAAGATTTCAAGATTGTCCGCGAGGCGATGGAGGAAACAGGGATTACCCATCTGGCTTCCAGAGATTACAACACGCTTTCCGGTGGAGAGCAGCAAAGGGTACAGCTGGCCCGGGTGATTGCACAGATTTACGACAGTCCGAATGCCTGTTTGTTTTTAGATGAGCCCACCAATGGCCTGGATTTATTGTACCAGCAGCAGATTATGGAGCTGGCCAGGAAATTAGCTGACCGCGGTTATTGTGTGGTTTGTATCCTGCATGATATTAATTTTGCTTCCCGTTTTGCAGACCGTATCATGATGCTGAAGCAGGGAAAAAAGGTGGCCGAAGGCTTACCAATAGAAGTGATCAATTGTGAAAATATACACGAAACCTTCAGTATAAAAGTTAAACTGATGGAATGTGAAGGTTATAACTGTCCGCTGGTTGTACCAGCAACGATATTAAAGTAAGAATTATGGAAAAGACATTAGATTTAAAACAGCAATGGGAAGCTTTCAAAGTTGAAAATCCTAAACTAAGAATCAGAGATGCGGCCAGAGCATTAGGCACTGCCGAAGCAGCGCTAATTGCCACCACGGTAGGCGATACCGCCATCCGGTTAAAAGATGAATTCCCTGAAATCCTTCAAGGTGTAGAAGCTTTAGGAAAGGTAATGGCTTTAACACGTAATGACAATTGCGTACACGAACGTAAAGGAGTGTATCATAAAGTGACTTTCCGTGGCTCCATGGGCCTTGCCGTAAATCCTGATATTGACCTGAGGTTGTTCATGAGTCAATGGGCTTCTGGTTTTGCTGTAAATGAAAACAATAGGAAAAGTCTGCAATTCTTTGGGAAAGATGGAGAGGCAGTACATAAAATATACCTGACAGCAGATAGTCTGGAGCCTGCTTATGAGGAGCTAGTGGCTAAATATACGGCTGAAGATCAAAAAACACCAGTAGCAATCAGCGCTGCAAAAGTTCCTGTTGCTGAATTACCAGATGCAGAAATTGAAGTGGAAGTTTTCCAGAAAGCATGGCTGGCATTGGAAGATACACATGATTTTCATGGCCTTTTGAAAACTTATACCGTAACCAGGACTCAGGCCCTGCGTTTGGCTCCGGAAGGTCATGCCTTCTCGATTACCTTAGATTCTTTGAAATCTATATTACATAAAGCGTCGGAAACTGACTTGCAAATTATGGTATTTACCGGTAGTGCAGGATGTATTCAGATCCATACAGGTTTGGTAAAGAAATTAGTAGAAACAGGTCCATGGTTCAATGTATTGGATCCTGATTTTAACCTGCATTTAAGAATGGATGCGATTGATTCGATCTGGTTGGTTAAAAAGCCAACAAAAGACGGTATTGTAACCAGTATTGAAGTTTTTGACCATAAAGGTGAAATCATCGTTCAGTTTTTCGGAAAGCGTAAACCAGGCATTCCAGAAGATGAAAACTGGAGATTTATTGCAAATGAACTGGCTGTAGTCAGCTAAAGAACTATCCCCTTCCTCATTGGGTTGCTTGGGTTTAGGTGTGTTTAAAGCGTCGGATTAGGCCCCGACGCTTTGTTTTTTATGGCTGAGGTGTGCTTACTTGCCGAAATGATTGAACTTTCCGAAAACACCCAATGGCAATTTAATGCCAGAGGTAGCTTGTAAGAACAATTCTCCAGTCTCCAGGTTTTGAACCTGTGGAAAGGAAGTTTTGATCAGGTTTTCTACAATCACAGAAGAGAATCCTAAAGAGTAGGTATTTAAGATTAAGAAGTGTTCTTCTTCATCCAATAGCTGCACTACATCCTGCATCATCTCCTGAATATGGTCTTCCAGTTTCCATTTCTCGCCATTTGGTCCATGACCAAATGCTGGTGGATCTAAGATGATACCATTGTATTTTTTACCGCGTTTCAGTTCTCTTTTTACAAACTTCAAAGCATCTTCTACTACCCAGCGTACATCTTTAAGGTTGGAAAGCTCCTGGTTTTCATTGGCCCAGTTCACTACCTGTTTGATAGAATCTACGTGAGTCGTATCTGCACCTGCTGCTTTCGCGATCAATGATGCTGCACCAGTATAAGCGAAAAGGTTCAATACTTTAGGTACTGGTGTTTTAAACTTCTTCACGCAGGAAGAGATATAATCCCAGTTTACTGCTTGCTCTGGGAATACCCCTACATGTTTGAATGAGGTTAAACCTAAACGAAGGTTGATGTTCACTTCATCGTTTTTATAGTTTACATTCCAGCGATCCGGAAGGTGTGCAGAGGTTTTTGTCCATTCGCCGGTTGTGGCCGAGCGACCTTTGAACCGGATATGGGTTAATTTTTTCCATTCTTGTTCAGACATCATCTTTTTCCATACAGCCTGAGGTTCAGGTCTGCATAAGATCAGGTTTCCAAAGCGTTCTAATTTTTCAAAATCACCACAATCAATCAACTCGTAATCTTTCCAGTGTGTGGGTGTTAACAGGCTTATCATAAAAATATGGGTATTAAAATTTGTCTTTTGCAGCTTTCATAAAGCGGCTGGCAAAAACAAAATCATTTAGTTCTTGAATGTCAGTATGGGCGATCTCTTTATTGGATCCTTCCCAGAATTTTTTTCCTTCGTGTAAGAATAGAATGTAATCTCCAATTCCCATTACGGAGTTCATGTCGTGTGTCACGACCACAGTGGTGGTATTGTATTCTTCGGTCAGCTCTTTAATCAGCTCATCGATCACGATAGATGTTTTTGGATCCAGACCAGAGTTGGGTTCATCCACAAACAAATATTTAGGGTTCATAGCGATTGCTCTTGCGATCCCTACTCTTTTTTTCATACCTCCGGAAAGTTCCGCAGGAAATAAGGCGTTTTTGCCAACCAGATTTACCCTTTCCAGACAGAAGTTTACGCGATCGAGCTTTTCAGAACGTGCCTGGTCTGTGAACATATTTAAAGGGAACATGATGTTCTCTTCCACTGTCATGGAATCAAAAAGTGCGGATCCCTGAAACAGCATGCCGATTTCTTTTCGGATCTCAATCTTTTCCTCAAAGTTCATGGTGGTGAACTCACGTCCATCATATTCTACACTTCCTTTTTCAGGATGGTGTAAGCCTATCATACACTTTAATAAGGTGGTTTTTCCGGAACCGGAACCCCCGATGATCAGGTTGGTTACTCCGGGTTTAAATGTGGCCGAAATCCCTTTTAGAACATCATTGCTGCCGAATGATTTGTAAATATCTTTGATTTCGATCATAGTAATAATTGGGTTACGATGTAATCACAAGCTAAAATAGTAATACAGCTCACTACAACCGCTCTGGTACTTGCCTGAGCGACTTCCAGAGCGCCGCCTTTTACGTAAAAACCTTCATAAGCAGGAACAGATGTAATGATAAAGCCAAATACAAAAGCTTTAACCAGGGCTACTACAATAGTGTAAGGGTTGAAGTCAGTAGTGATACCTTGAATATATTCAGCCGCAGAAACTGCACCTGATAATGTACCACCAATAAATCCACCGCCGATACTCAATACCATCGAGATGATGACCAATAGGGGAACCATCGTAATTCCGGCAAGGATCTTTGGTAAGATCAGGTATCCTGGAGAGTTGATGCCCATAATTTCTAAGGCGTCAATCTGCTCACTTACGCGCATGGTACCAATCTCTGAGGAGATGGCGGAGCCGATTTTTCCGGCCAGTACAATTGCGGTAATCGTTGGGCTAAGTTCCAGAATACTGGAGTCTCTGTTTACAGAACCGATAATGGTTTTAGGGATGAAATCGCTAACCAGCTGAAAGGCGATCTGTAAAGTCATTACTGCACCAATAAAGGTAGAGATGATAGAAATCAGACCGAGTGAGCCTACGCCGATAAAGTCCATTTGTTTGAAAATGGCCTTCATATATATGCTTAACTTCTCCGGCTTTCTGAAAACAGCCTTTAATAAGAGTATGTATCTGCCAAAATTGGTGAAATTCATTTAATGAAAAATTAGCTATGGTAATAATGCAATATTACTACAAAGAAACAACAAAAATTGTTGGGTCATTGCTTTATTTATTAAATAAATATTTCGTTTACTGCTCGTTTAGTGCGAGTTTAAGTGTGATAAGGCCTATATACTATAGGGCATTTTATGTAATATTGCTGACAAATTTATAGGAGATGAACGCTGTAATTACAGGAGCTACCAAAGGAATTGGAAAAGCGATTGCCATTAAACTGGCTGAAAAGGGGTACAATATTGCGATATGTGCAAGGAATGCCGCTGAATTGGAGGCTTTTAGCACTGAATTGACTGCTTTCGGAATTCAGGTATTCAGCTTTGCTGCAGACCTTGGGATTAAAGAAGAGGTTTCTGACTTTTGCAAGGCTGTTAATAAGTGCTTTTCCGAAGTTTCGGTATTGGTCAACAATGCAGGGGTATATTTGCCGGGGGTGCTGCTGGAGGAGGCCGATGATGCCTTTGAGAAACAGTTGAATCTGAACCTCTTGGCACCTTATTATCTTTCTAAATACTTCGGCAAAATCATGTCTGATCAACACTCAGGGCATATTTTTAATATCTGCTCGGTAGCCAGTAAAGAAATCGTGCCAAATGCAGGTAGCTACAGTGTAACTAAATCAGCCTTGCTTAGTCTTAATGATGTATGCCGGGAGGAGTTATCGAAGTATAATGTTAAAGTGACGGCAATTTTGCCAGGTTCCACCTTAACGTCTTCATGGGAAGGGACAGCAATCCCTGCGGAGCGTTTTGTGCAGCCGGAAGATATTGCAAATACAATATACAGTATTTTAAACCTAAGTGCCGGTGTAAATGTTGATGAAGTAACCTTAAAGCCGTTACAGTTTTAAAGAAAAATATAAATAAGAAAAGGAGGATAGAATTATGGAAAAGCGATTATTTAGAAATGAACACGATAAAGTTTTAGCTGGTGTTTCCTCGGGAATTGCGGAGTATATGGAGGTTGATGTAACCATTATCAGACTATTGTTTGTGCTATCGACCATATTTTTGGTGGGTACAGGGGTATTGGTGTACATTGTGATGTGGATTATTGTTCCTGTAAATAATGACCCTACAAAACGGTTCTCCAAATTCAACGACTTTTTTAAAGGACAGCCCAATAATCCTTTTAGTACGCCAGGGAGTTTTTCACAAGCTCCGCCAGCACCAAAACCAGAGCAGCCGGCTTCATCAAGCAGCTGGACTTCATCTACAATAAATGAAGATCCATTTAACTTTGGTGCTAAAGCTGAAGATTTGAATAAAGTATTCCCGAAAACAAATAATGAAACCGGGAGAACAGTAGGGGGCTTGTTCCTGCTGGTGATCGGGATTTACTTCCTGATGAATGAGTTTGATATCATCCCATTCTGGTTTAGCCTGGGTAAATTATGGCCATTGGTATTCGTGGCTATTGGTGCGAGTTTCATCATGAAAGGGAAGAATAAAAATGCCTGGGAAAATTGGAAAGAACAGCAGAGCAGGGGTTTTAATGGAGATGCAGCAGTAAATCCTGAAGCACCTGTAACTCCGGTTAATTCATGGCCTAGTGATTCGGCAGCACCTTCAACACCTGATGCAGGTACGGAAGGAACAGTGCCACCTGTAGACGACAGGTTTACCAAACGTGATCAATTGTAAGGATTTTTCATTTTATAAATTTAGACAGATGAAGACAGATAGAATAATGTGGGGTATCGTGCTGTTGTTTATAGGCGGCGTATTACTTCTGGAGAATTTTCATATTATTGATTTTTACTGGCGCAGTGTGATCCGCTTCTGGCCGATCTTCCTGATCATTGCAGGGGTAAACATCCTTTTTAGCAGGAATAAATCACAGGTTGGCGGGATTGTATCTATAGCCGTTTTAGTAGTCACCTTGTCAATGCTGTTCGTGAAAGGGCAGCAAAGACCAAATGATGGTCGAAATTGGCTGGGAGACGAGTTGAGTGCAGAAATCAATACCGATGAAAATGACAATGATAAAAAATATGAAGAGCTGAACTTCTCTGAGCCTTATACGGATAGTCTGGGTAAAAAGGTAGTGCTGAACATCTCTGGTGGAGGTACTTCTTTTGAACTGAAAGGTGCAACAGATAGCCTGCTGCAGGCACGTGTACAGAAAAAAGCAGGTGAGTTTTCGCTGAGTAAAAGTACGACAGATAGTTCCACCACGGTTACTTTCAAAATGAAAGGTAAAGGATGGAGCATGAATGACGGAGGAAATGATGTAGACTTTCATTTGAATAAAAATCCGGAATGGGACCTGCACATGAATATGGGTGCCGGAGAAGTGGATTTCGATTTTACCGATTATAAAGTGCGTAACTTTAACTTTGATGGTGGTGCTGCGGCATTGGACATTAAATTTGGCAGTCTGCTGCCAATCACTGATGTGAATGTGAAAACAGGGATTGCTGATGTAAAAATTAGTGTGCCAACAGAATCTGGCTGCAGGATAAAAACCAAAACCGGACTTTCAGCAAAGGATTTCACTGGATTTACAAAGCTGAAAGATGGTACTTATGAGACACCAAATTATGCCAGTTCAACCAACAAGATTTTTATTAATCTGGACGGTGGATTGAGTAACTTTGAAGTTAAACGTAATTAGTGCCGGAAATTAAAAGATGGTTTGCCATTTTTATCAATACTATATATATAAAATAATAAAGCATGGAAAAGGGGGGTAGCCCAGAATATACCGTTGTGATCAACGGAAAACCAACGGGGCCGTATGCTTTAGATATGCTGAAAACTTTGTCCATCCTCCCAGGAACATTTGTCAGGAAGCCTGGAATGGACGATTATAAAGAAGCTCAGGAGTTCGCAGAACTTCGTGAGCTTCTTGGTTTTACTTACACCAAGACCGCACCCCAGTATTTTGCTTCTTTTGACCAGCGCCTGCTGGCCAGTGTGATTGATTATTTTTTGATGACCATCGGCTACGCAGTTTTAGTGCTGATCAGCTTTGCTTTTATCTCGGAAAAAACAGAACGCATCGCTGCAATTGTTATCGGCTTGCCGCTGATCCCCATCGCCAAATTCTTCTATGGCAGCATCGCAGAAGCCGGAATTAAACAGGCAACACTCGGAAAGGCCTTGTTGAATATACAGGTGACAGATATCAAAGGAAACCGCATTAGCCTGGAGAAATCCTATGGAAGGAATGCCGCGAAAATTTTGTCGGTGCTTCCCGTTTTCTTTGGCTATCTGTATAGTTTCCTAAATCGGAAACAACAGTGTTTTCATGACCTGATTGCAGACACACTTGTGGTGAAGGATAGACTGATTTAACCAACATAATCTTTATCTTTGCTTCATATTTACATCGTAAGTTGATGTTGGTATCTTAAATTGATGGAAGAAGCAGCTGTTCAAAAAGAGTTAATTGGTGGGTATTGCAATAGTTTAACCCAATATTCTAGGTTTTTAACCCGTGAGGTGAACATCGGTGATGTGCCTATGGGTGGATTAAATCCAATCCGGATACAATCGATGACCACAACAGATACGATGGACACGATTGGTACTGTAGAACAAACCATCCGCATGGTAGAATCTGGCTGTGAATATGTACGTATTACAGCGCCAAGTATCAAAGAAGCGGAAAATCTAGCCAACATCAAGAAAGAACTGCGTTACCGTGGGTACCATGTACCCCTGGTTGCCGATATCCATTTTACACCAAATGCTGCAGAATCTGCAGCAAGGATTGTAGAGAAGGTAAGGGTAAACCCAGGTAATTACGCGGATAAGAAGAAATTTGAAAATATAGAATATACTCAGCAAGCCTATCAGGCAGAACTGGACAGGATCTATAAGAAGTTCATCCCCTTAGTGAAAATCTGTAAAGAGTATGGTACGGCCATGAGGATAGGTACCAATCACGGCTCTTTATCAGATCGGATCATGAGCCATTATGGTGATACCCCAAGAGGAATGGTAGAGTCGGCAATGGAGTTTATCCGCATGTGCGAGGCGCAAAACTATTATAACCTGGTGATTTCGATGAAAGCGAGTAACACGCAGGTGATGGTACAGGCTTACCGCTTACTCGTAGAAACGATGGTGAAAGAAGGGATGAATTATCCTTTACACCTCGGTGTAACTGAGGCCGGAGACGGCGAAGATGGCAGGATTAAATCGGCTGTAGGCATTGGTACTTTGCTGGAAGATGGTTTAGGAGATACAATCCGTGTTTCCCTGACTGAAGATCCTGAATTCGAAGCACCAGTAGCGAAAGCAATGGCTATGCGTTATGA
It contains:
- a CDS encoding LiaF transmembrane domain-containing protein yields the protein MKTDRIMWGIVLLFIGGVLLLENFHIIDFYWRSVIRFWPIFLIIAGVNILFSRNKSQVGGIVSIAVLVVTLSMLFVKGQQRPNDGRNWLGDELSAEINTDENDNDKKYEELNFSEPYTDSLGKKVVLNISGGGTSFELKGATDSLLQARVQKKAGEFSLSKSTTDSSTTVTFKMKGKGWSMNDGGNDVDFHLNKNPEWDLHMNMGAGEVDFDFTDYKVRNFNFDGGAAALDIKFGSLLPITDVNVKTGIADVKISVPTESGCRIKTKTGLSAKDFTGFTKLKDGTYETPNYASSTNKIFINLDGGLSNFEVKRN
- a CDS encoding RDD family protein, translating into MEKGGSPEYTVVINGKPTGPYALDMLKTLSILPGTFVRKPGMDDYKEAQEFAELRELLGFTYTKTAPQYFASFDQRLLASVIDYFLMTIGYAVLVLISFAFISEKTERIAAIVIGLPLIPIAKFFYGSIAEAGIKQATLGKALLNIQVTDIKGNRISLEKSYGRNAAKILSVLPVFFGYLYSFLNRKQQCFHDLIADTLVVKDRLI